From the genome of Campylobacter lari:
ATTTTAAAAATTTTAGTAGTAATTTTGAACAAAAGGTACAAAGCAATAATTCTTCGCTAAATTATAAAGGAAATTTTATCATTACTCAAAATAAAGCCTTTTGGAATTATACTAAACCAAATAAAAAACAAATTTATATCAATCACAAAGAAGTTATTATCATAGAGCCTGAGTTAGAACAAGCTATTTATACTCAATTGCAAAATTTACCAAATCTTCAAGAAATTTTTAAAAATGCAAAATTAATATCTCATGAAAATTATGAAGCAAAATACGAAAATATCACATATAATATCAAACTAAAAAATGATAATCTTAGTAATATTTCTTATAAAGATGAGTTGGGAAACTTAGTTAGTATTTATTTTTATAATCAGAAATTTGATCAAAATATCAACGAAAATATTTTTATACCAAAAATCCCAAGCCATTTTGATATTATTCAATAATCAAAATGGTATTTCATTAAACAAATCTTGCTGTTCTTTACTTGGAGCTAACATTTGCATTTGAGTTTTTTCCATGGTTTTTAAAATCATATCCATAGCCTCTTTACTTGTGTTAGTATCTTGATTAAAACTTTTATTATCATCTTTATCATTGTTGTTTATTTGATCGGTATTTA
Proteins encoded in this window:
- the lolA gene encoding LolA-like outer membrane lipoprotein chaperone encodes the protein MRYFIFLMLFVCSIFAFDINFKNFSSNFEQKVQSNNSSLNYKGNFIITQNKAFWNYTKPNKKQIYINHKEVIIIEPELEQAIYTQLQNLPNLQEIFKNAKLISHENYEAKYENITYNIKLKNDNLSNISYKDELGNLVSIYFYNQKFDQNINENIFIPKIPSHFDIIQ